From Diaminobutyricibacter sp. McL0608, one genomic window encodes:
- a CDS encoding DedA family protein, producing the protein MLHGLHAGLLDPQALIDGSGGWALLVICGIVFCETGLLIGFFLPGDTLLFFTGVLTFTGHITQPLWVTILAIAVAAILGDQLGFLIGRRTGPAVFERREAGLFSRASVERTQHFFDRFGPAAVTVARFVPVVRTIAPVAAGVGHMRRRVFTLFNVVGAVVWTTVVVLLGYWLGHIPGVADFVSKYLDFILIGIVVISIVPLLIRLLASRKSRRRSAGDDAGVDAADAADGAALAAAAGGTDAADARARAATAAASDRDASAS; encoded by the coding sequence ATGCTCCACGGACTTCATGCAGGCCTTCTCGACCCGCAAGCCCTGATCGACGGCTCAGGAGGCTGGGCACTGCTCGTGATCTGCGGGATCGTCTTCTGCGAGACCGGGCTGCTCATCGGCTTCTTCCTGCCCGGCGATACGCTGCTCTTCTTCACCGGCGTGCTCACCTTCACCGGGCACATCACGCAGCCGCTCTGGGTCACCATTCTCGCGATCGCCGTGGCGGCGATCCTCGGCGACCAACTCGGCTTCCTGATCGGGAGACGCACAGGACCCGCGGTGTTCGAGCGACGCGAGGCCGGACTGTTCAGCAGGGCGAGCGTGGAGCGAACGCAGCACTTCTTCGACCGGTTCGGCCCGGCTGCGGTCACGGTCGCCCGGTTCGTTCCGGTCGTGCGGACCATCGCCCCCGTCGCCGCCGGAGTCGGGCACATGCGGCGCCGCGTCTTCACGCTGTTCAACGTGGTCGGTGCGGTGGTCTGGACGACCGTCGTGGTGCTGCTCGGGTACTGGCTGGGCCACATCCCCGGCGTCGCGGACTTCGTCTCGAAATACCTCGACTTCATCCTGATCGGCATCGTCGTGATCTCGATCGTGCCGCTGCTCATCCGGCTGCTGGCGTCGCGGAAATCGCGACGCCGTTCGGCCGGCGATGACGCGGGAGTGGATGCAGCGGACGCTGCTGATGGGGCGGCCCTGGCAGCGGCCGCCGGCGGCACGGATGCAGCGGATGCGCGAGCCCGCGCGGCCACGGCTGCAGCCTCCGACAGGGATGCGTCCGCTTCGTGA
- a CDS encoding glycosyltransferase family 39 protein: MSKTIDRTTKPAPVTAVSASVPLRYRAALFGLVGVVVAAWGSWTPSLWGDEATSLMSAERPLPSLFTMLRHVDAVHGTYYFLLHWWVAVFGPSPFSIRFPSAIAVGLTVAAVVVVATRLGSARLGVIAGIVCCLLPRVTYMGEEARSFALSAAIVSWLTVLLLELLRREQAPTRLWVAYGVLFAAGIYVFLYVALFALVHAVILVNARAPRATLVRWATTVGVAAVAAVPIVVFAILERRQISYLATHDQLSPDTVFSSLWFGAPWFAAAAWALIVVALVDAFRRRARQTTASVDAGLNETTRAPSLVSVASAWLFLPTLVLVLGSAAIPAFTARYVSFCAPAAALLIACGIDALSRGRRWIDVVALVALAGLAAPIWFAQRTPYAKNDSDWAVISSVIGSHAVAGDAVVFDESAHPSKKPRLAMHAYPAGFANTRDATLDVPYTANNGWADRAYTVAKAASLGRFDGIRRVWLIEYALGKPDTYGTGDLERIGFEERGAVIHTHRSLIVEFTR, from the coding sequence ATGTCGAAGACCATCGATCGGACAACGAAGCCCGCACCCGTCACCGCAGTTAGCGCATCCGTGCCGCTGCGCTACCGTGCTGCGCTCTTCGGCCTGGTCGGAGTGGTCGTCGCCGCGTGGGGTTCGTGGACGCCGTCACTGTGGGGCGACGAGGCAACCAGCCTGATGTCGGCTGAGCGCCCGCTGCCCTCACTGTTCACGATGCTCCGGCATGTCGACGCCGTGCACGGCACCTACTATTTCCTCCTGCACTGGTGGGTTGCCGTGTTCGGTCCCTCGCCGTTCTCGATCCGGTTCCCGAGTGCGATCGCCGTCGGCCTCACGGTCGCTGCGGTCGTGGTCGTCGCGACCCGCCTGGGGTCTGCGAGGCTCGGCGTGATCGCGGGGATCGTGTGCTGCCTGCTCCCCCGCGTCACCTACATGGGCGAAGAGGCGCGGTCGTTCGCATTGAGCGCGGCGATCGTGTCGTGGCTGACGGTGCTGCTGCTCGAGTTGCTGCGGCGCGAGCAGGCGCCGACCCGGCTCTGGGTCGCCTACGGCGTTCTGTTCGCGGCCGGGATCTACGTGTTCCTGTACGTCGCGCTGTTCGCGCTCGTGCACGCGGTGATCCTGGTCAACGCTCGGGCTCCGCGAGCCACTCTCGTGCGCTGGGCGACCACTGTCGGGGTAGCGGCCGTCGCCGCCGTGCCGATCGTGGTGTTCGCCATCCTGGAACGCAGACAGATCTCCTACCTGGCGACGCACGACCAGCTCAGTCCGGACACGGTGTTCAGTTCGCTGTGGTTCGGCGCGCCCTGGTTCGCGGCGGCCGCGTGGGCGCTCATCGTCGTGGCACTGGTGGATGCGTTCCGCAGGCGCGCGCGACAGACCACTGCGAGCGTGGATGCCGGGCTCAACGAGACGACGCGCGCTCCGTCACTGGTATCGGTCGCGTCCGCCTGGCTCTTCCTGCCGACGCTCGTGCTCGTGCTCGGGAGCGCCGCCATCCCGGCATTCACAGCCCGCTACGTGTCGTTCTGCGCGCCGGCGGCGGCGCTCCTGATCGCGTGCGGGATCGACGCGCTCTCGCGGGGCCGGCGCTGGATCGACGTGGTCGCACTCGTCGCCCTGGCCGGGCTCGCCGCGCCCATCTGGTTCGCCCAGCGCACGCCGTATGCGAAGAACGACAGCGACTGGGCCGTCATCAGCAGCGTGATCGGATCGCACGCCGTCGCCGGGGACGCGGTCGTCTTCGACGAGTCCGCGCATCCGTCGAAGAAGCCGCGACTCGCGATGCACGCCTACCCGGCCGGTTTCGCGAACACGCGCGACGCCACGCTCGACGTGCCGTACACGGCGAACAACGGATGGGCGGATCGCGCCTACACCGTCGCGAAGGCGGCGTCCCTCGGGCGTTTCGACGGCATCCGCCGGGTGTGGCTGATCGAATACGCCCTTGGCAAGCCCGACACCTACGGGACGGGCGATCTCGAGCGCATCGGCTTCGAAGAGCGCGGGGCAGTCATCCACACGCATCGCAGCCTGATCGTCGAATTCACCCGCTGA
- a CDS encoding sensor histidine kinase: MNRKNGRDAVVDSDTRAVRRASRFVGLWITIASGALVIAAIGAAFFFILDQLRPSELSEKPLPGEHKIYIDTTGALIAFVIVGILAVAIAGVLSLVITRRAVLPLGRALRIQRTFVQDASHELRTPLAVLDARLQILQRSLDEHDPSRETVEQLREDTRTLIEIVNDLLLAADADENSSASAPVAVEPAVRSAVDAMAVLARPRGIEIALTVAEGTKPATRVPETSLQRCLTALLDNAVAHSPNDTTIRVRVDADRREVAISVADEGTGIQGIEPRRIFDRFAHAAPTSAPALPRTSFGIGLALVRDIATRHGGTVDVAETSPEGTTLVLTLPLAH, translated from the coding sequence GTGAACCGGAAGAACGGGAGGGATGCAGTGGTCGACAGCGACACGCGTGCGGTCCGCCGCGCATCCCGGTTCGTGGGGCTCTGGATCACGATCGCATCCGGCGCCCTCGTCATCGCCGCCATCGGCGCTGCGTTCTTCTTCATCCTCGACCAGCTGCGGCCCTCGGAACTCAGCGAGAAGCCGCTGCCCGGCGAACACAAGATCTACATCGACACGACGGGGGCGCTCATCGCGTTCGTCATCGTCGGGATCCTGGCCGTCGCGATCGCCGGTGTGCTCAGTCTCGTGATCACGCGCCGAGCGGTGCTTCCGCTGGGTCGCGCGTTGCGCATCCAGCGGACGTTCGTGCAGGATGCGAGCCACGAGCTCCGTACGCCGCTCGCGGTGCTGGATGCTCGACTCCAGATCCTGCAGCGAAGCCTCGACGAGCACGACCCTTCGCGGGAGACGGTCGAGCAGCTTCGCGAGGACACGCGGACCCTGATCGAGATCGTCAACGACCTGCTGCTCGCAGCCGACGCGGATGAGAACAGCAGCGCATCCGCACCGGTCGCCGTCGAGCCCGCGGTCCGGAGCGCCGTCGACGCGATGGCCGTCCTCGCCCGCCCGCGCGGGATCGAGATCGCGCTCACGGTCGCGGAAGGGACGAAGCCGGCGACCCGCGTGCCCGAGACGAGCCTCCAGCGATGCCTGACCGCGCTGCTCGACAACGCCGTCGCACATTCGCCCAATGACACGACCATCCGAGTGCGGGTGGACGCCGACCGGCGTGAAGTGGCGATCTCCGTCGCCGACGAGGGCACGGGCATCCAGGGCATCGAGCCGCGTCGCATCTTCGACCGGTTCGCCCACGCGGCCCCGACGAGCGCGCCCGCCCTTCCGAGGACGAGCTTCGGGATCGGGCTGGCGCTCGTGCGCGACATCGCCACCCGGCACGGCGGCACGGTCGACGTCGCGGAGACCTCGCCCGAGGGAACCACCCTCGTGCTCACGCTGCCGCTCGCCCACTAG
- a CDS encoding response regulator transcription factor, with protein sequence MDENRPRLLLIEDDPQLGPLIEQVLTEHYDVLRVVDGEAGLNAGLTEEFDVMVVDRRLPGRNGVEVVESLRARRVVTPILMLTALGTVADRVNGLDAGANDYLVKPFEFDELLARLRALLRTFTGEGPSLSIGAWEFYPESRCIYSPYDGRIQLTVRESALLRLLAENPLRTFSRNGILRAVFESDEQPGTVDTYVHYVRRKTDKDIIATVRGEGYRLGQL encoded by the coding sequence ATGGACGAGAACCGACCCCGCCTCCTGCTGATCGAGGACGACCCGCAACTCGGGCCCCTCATCGAGCAGGTCCTCACTGAGCATTACGACGTGCTGCGCGTCGTCGACGGCGAGGCCGGGCTGAACGCTGGCCTGACCGAGGAGTTCGACGTGATGGTCGTCGATCGCCGGCTTCCCGGTCGCAATGGGGTTGAGGTCGTCGAGTCGTTGCGGGCGCGCCGGGTGGTCACGCCCATCCTGATGCTGACCGCCCTCGGCACGGTCGCCGACCGGGTGAACGGACTCGACGCCGGCGCCAACGACTACCTGGTGAAGCCGTTCGAGTTCGACGAACTCCTCGCCCGCCTCCGCGCCCTGCTCCGAACTTTCACGGGCGAAGGGCCGTCGCTGTCGATCGGCGCCTGGGAGTTCTATCCGGAGAGCCGCTGCATCTATTCGCCGTATGACGGGCGCATCCAGCTGACCGTCCGCGAGAGCGCGTTGCTGAGGCTGCTGGCCGAGAATCCGCTGCGCACGTTCAGTCGCAACGGAATTCTTCGAGCCGTCTTCGAAAGCGACGAGCAGCCTGGAACCGTCGACACGTACGTGCACTATGTGCGACGCAAGACGGACAAGGACATCATCGCCACCGTGCGTGGCGAAGGCTACCGGCTGGGGCAGCTGTGA
- a CDS encoding COG4705 family protein has translation MLRNKVPEVTAIFWITKVLTTAMGETTSDFMVHQIDPPVAVAIAFVVLAASLVLQFAAKRYLPWVYWFAVVMVSVFGTMVADVIHVQFGVPYAVSTTCFIVALAAIFALWYATQKTLSIHSIDTRAREIYYWAAVMATFALGTAAGDLTATTFHLGYLASGILFAVIIAVPAIGFRFWGWNGVFSFWFAYIITRPLGASFSDWLGLPPERGGVGLGTGLVSAVLTVAIIVCVAIMDRDHNRATRMPALAVNAAE, from the coding sequence GTGCTGCGAAACAAAGTCCCCGAAGTGACGGCGATCTTCTGGATCACCAAAGTGCTGACCACCGCCATGGGCGAGACGACCTCCGACTTCATGGTGCACCAGATCGACCCGCCGGTTGCCGTCGCGATCGCGTTCGTCGTGCTGGCCGCATCCCTCGTGCTGCAGTTCGCGGCGAAACGGTACCTGCCGTGGGTGTACTGGTTCGCCGTCGTGATGGTGAGTGTGTTCGGCACGATGGTGGCCGACGTCATCCATGTGCAGTTCGGGGTGCCGTATGCGGTGTCGACCACCTGCTTCATCGTTGCCCTGGCTGCGATCTTCGCGCTCTGGTACGCGACGCAGAAGACATTGTCCATCCACAGCATCGACACGCGTGCCCGGGAGATCTACTACTGGGCGGCGGTCATGGCGACCTTCGCGCTGGGCACGGCCGCCGGCGACCTGACGGCGACGACCTTCCACCTGGGTTACCTCGCCTCCGGGATCCTGTTCGCGGTGATCATCGCCGTCCCTGCGATCGGGTTCCGGTTCTGGGGCTGGAACGGGGTGTTCTCGTTCTGGTTCGCCTACATCATCACGCGCCCGCTGGGTGCGTCGTTCTCCGACTGGCTCGGTCTTCCGCCGGAGCGCGGCGGCGTCGGTCTCGGGACGGGACTCGTGAGCGCCGTACTGACAGTCGCGATCATCGTCTGCGTGGCGATCATGGACCGCGACCACAACCGCGCGACGCGGATGCCCGCGCTCGCGGTCAACGCTGCGGAGTAG
- a CDS encoding ZIP family metal transporter, whose protein sequence is MNLTNAAILGGIAGVTIFLGLPIGRLGPRAVGVRSLLNAITIGVLLFLLWDVLTHAVEPVEAALTKAALDHTDSWWPFIGLGSLFLGGIIVGLMGLAGYDRWIAARAKAIDPTIADSGRGVLHLHEPASRLAFLIAVGIGLHNFSEGLAIGQSAASGEISLAVVLVVGFALHNATEGFGITAPLAGGSRRPGWGQLALLGLIGGGPTVVGSILGGIFVNDALAITFLALAAGSIIYVIIQLLGVALKLGRGYTLYWGILIGLAAGFATDFIVTAAGV, encoded by the coding sequence ATGAACCTGACCAACGCTGCCATTCTCGGCGGTATCGCCGGAGTGACGATCTTCCTCGGCCTCCCTATCGGCCGGCTCGGTCCTCGCGCCGTCGGCGTGCGCTCGCTCCTCAACGCGATCACGATCGGTGTGCTGCTGTTCCTTCTGTGGGATGTGCTCACCCACGCCGTCGAGCCGGTCGAAGCCGCCCTCACGAAGGCAGCACTCGACCACACCGATTCCTGGTGGCCGTTCATCGGGCTCGGCTCGCTCTTCCTCGGCGGCATCATCGTGGGGCTGATGGGTCTCGCCGGATACGACCGGTGGATCGCCGCCCGCGCCAAGGCGATCGACCCCACGATCGCGGACTCCGGCCGCGGAGTGCTGCACCTGCACGAGCCGGCCAGCCGCCTGGCGTTCCTCATCGCCGTCGGCATCGGTCTCCACAACTTCTCCGAAGGACTTGCCATCGGTCAGTCGGCTGCGAGCGGCGAGATCAGCCTGGCCGTCGTACTCGTGGTCGGCTTCGCCCTCCACAACGCCACGGAGGGCTTCGGCATCACCGCACCCCTCGCAGGCGGAAGCCGCCGCCCCGGCTGGGGCCAGCTCGCGCTCCTCGGCCTGATCGGCGGAGGGCCGACCGTCGTCGGCTCCATCCTCGGCGGCATCTTCGTGAACGACGCGCTCGCGATCACGTTCCTCGCCCTCGCCGCCGGCTCGATAATCTATGTGATCATCCAGCTGCTGGGGGTCGCTCTCAAGCTCGGTCGCGGCTACACGCTGTACTGGGGCATCCTGATCGGCCTCGCCGCAGGCTTCGCCACGGACTTCATCGTGACGGCGGCTGGCGTCTAG
- a CDS encoding HNH endonuclease family protein, whose product MKGKAPLTGYDRVGDFGPAWKDMDHNGCDTRNDILNRDLVDETKSGICRVLTGILHDPYTGKTIDFVRGPHSADVQIDHRVPLANAWQTGAQQLTLLQREQLANDPLNLVAVDGPTNERKSDGDAATWLPPQTSYRCQYVASQVAVKARYHLWVAPAEHDAIARVLASCPVIRVPTPGH is encoded by the coding sequence GTGAAGGGCAAGGCGCCCCTCACCGGATACGACCGCGTCGGTGACTTCGGCCCTGCCTGGAAGGACATGGACCACAACGGCTGCGACACCCGCAACGACATCCTGAACCGCGACCTGGTGGACGAGACGAAATCCGGCATTTGCAGAGTGCTCACCGGTATCCTGCACGACCCGTACACCGGCAAGACCATCGACTTCGTGCGCGGCCCGCACTCCGCCGACGTGCAGATCGACCACCGGGTGCCGCTCGCGAACGCCTGGCAGACCGGCGCGCAGCAGCTGACCCTGCTCCAGCGCGAGCAACTGGCCAACGACCCGCTCAATCTCGTCGCTGTGGACGGACCGACCAACGAGCGCAAATCCGACGGGGATGCGGCGACCTGGCTTCCACCGCAGACCTCCTACCGATGCCAGTACGTCGCATCGCAGGTGGCTGTCAAGGCGAGATACCACCTGTGGGTGGCGCCGGCCGAGCACGACGCGATCGCGAGGGTCCTCGCAAGCTGCCCGGTCATCCGCGTGCCCACCCCAGGCCACTGA
- a CDS encoding SDR family NAD(P)-dependent oxidoreductase, with protein sequence MLLDGKNAIIWGGGGAIGGAVGRAFAREGARVHLCGRTQEPLDAVAGNIRASGGHAETAIVDALDETQVADHVERVAAGFGSVDIAFDLISVGDVQGTPMIEMSLEDYERPIVTSVRSFFITSKAAARRMRQQGAGVILAFGGDGGNNPIRHYSIGGFQVALQTVDAMRRQLAAELGEYGIRVVTIHTGGVLETLPRDFPGRDDIAASIVEPTMLGRAATLEDVGDVAVFLASDKAGAITAAAINITAGAVAD encoded by the coding sequence ATGCTGCTCGACGGGAAGAACGCCATCATCTGGGGCGGAGGCGGAGCGATCGGCGGCGCAGTCGGTCGGGCGTTCGCGCGTGAGGGCGCGCGCGTGCACCTGTGCGGGCGCACGCAGGAGCCACTGGATGCGGTGGCCGGAAACATCCGCGCGTCCGGCGGCCATGCCGAGACCGCGATCGTGGATGCACTCGACGAGACCCAGGTCGCCGACCACGTCGAGCGGGTGGCGGCCGGATTCGGGAGCGTCGACATCGCCTTCGACCTGATCTCTGTCGGCGATGTGCAGGGCACGCCGATGATCGAGATGTCGCTCGAGGACTACGAGCGCCCCATCGTCACGTCGGTGCGTTCGTTCTTCATCACGTCGAAGGCGGCGGCCCGACGGATGCGGCAGCAGGGCGCGGGCGTGATCCTGGCGTTCGGCGGCGACGGCGGCAACAATCCGATCCGGCACTACAGCATCGGCGGGTTCCAGGTCGCGCTTCAGACAGTGGATGCGATGCGCCGCCAGCTGGCCGCGGAACTCGGCGAGTACGGCATCCGGGTCGTCACCATCCACACCGGCGGCGTATTGGAGACACTGCCGCGCGATTTCCCGGGCCGCGATGACATCGCCGCGTCGATCGTGGAACCCACCATGCTCGGACGCGCGGCGACCCTCGAGGACGTGGGCGACGTCGCGGTGTTCCTCGCCTCGGACAAGGCCGGGGCGATCACCGCCGCAGCGATCAACATCACGGCCGGCGCCGTCGCCGACTGA
- a CDS encoding VOC family protein, whose translation MTSITPFLWFDDNAQDAIDLYSSVFPDTRVTERQLGPDGKLFTATIEAAGQRIHFLNAGPGHPFTDAISLFVSCADQAEVDRYWDALTADGGAPGPCGWLTDRFGLSWQIVPEAMGRLLSDPDPEKAGRAMAAMMQMSKIVVADLEAAARG comes from the coding sequence ATGACCAGCATCACGCCATTCCTGTGGTTCGACGACAACGCACAGGATGCGATCGACCTCTATTCGAGTGTCTTCCCCGACACCAGGGTGACCGAGCGTCAACTGGGACCGGACGGCAAGCTCTTCACGGCCACCATCGAGGCCGCGGGGCAGCGGATCCACTTCCTGAACGCGGGACCCGGGCATCCGTTCACCGACGCGATCTCCCTTTTCGTCAGCTGCGCCGACCAGGCAGAGGTCGACCGTTACTGGGATGCGCTCACAGCCGACGGCGGCGCACCCGGCCCGTGCGGGTGGCTGACCGACAGGTTCGGGCTGTCATGGCAGATAGTCCCGGAGGCGATGGGCCGGCTGCTCAGCGACCCGGACCCCGAGAAGGCCGGGCGCGCCATGGCGGCCATGATGCAGATGTCGAAGATCGTGGTGGCCGACCTCGAAGCTGCAGCCCGCGGCTGA
- a CDS encoding DUF998 domain-containing protein → MSQPSSIARMLRRPVENAESVESVALVAGAGVFVLGGLVGTVFFWGRNAPISGPDSLGAFVAIGAAFVSVVAFIAGRMLLRNATPKREHAQLLGDLRAGLHVRNRLDVPGARLHWFDNAALALAHAFIALLGWIGFADLLERSFIGAVVYTLPAAVLAGVALAVTGYVVFLSAVNLTPMLLSLVLALFLVVGALASMLSSSDPHWWKKNLSALGMTDDVSALAFNVTLIIAGVIVTTIAHYATATVPVRTPAEVRGRNRVRVALILIGLCLTCVGIFPVDRFFVLHNTVATGMTVIYAVMVVGIRWLIPAMPRVFILLGYAFVGVIVVLAVFFAIGYYNLTAVELVAAVLIFSWIIVFLRNTSAMRPPATVTDQTGATDLPELASA, encoded by the coding sequence ATGAGCCAGCCATCATCGATTGCACGAATGCTGCGCCGTCCGGTCGAGAACGCCGAGTCGGTCGAGTCCGTCGCACTCGTCGCCGGGGCCGGGGTGTTCGTGCTCGGCGGACTGGTCGGCACGGTCTTCTTCTGGGGTCGAAACGCACCGATCTCGGGTCCCGATTCGCTGGGCGCGTTCGTCGCGATCGGCGCAGCTTTCGTGTCGGTCGTCGCGTTCATCGCCGGTCGGATGCTGCTGCGAAACGCCACGCCCAAACGCGAGCACGCACAGCTTCTCGGCGACCTCCGTGCGGGCCTCCACGTGCGCAACCGGCTCGACGTGCCCGGTGCTCGACTCCACTGGTTCGACAACGCTGCACTGGCCCTCGCGCACGCGTTCATCGCCCTGCTCGGCTGGATCGGCTTCGCCGACCTCCTGGAGCGCAGCTTCATCGGGGCTGTCGTCTACACGTTGCCTGCCGCGGTGCTCGCGGGCGTCGCGCTCGCGGTGACCGGCTACGTCGTGTTCCTGTCGGCCGTGAACCTCACCCCGATGCTGCTCTCGCTGGTGCTCGCGCTGTTCCTCGTCGTCGGCGCACTCGCGAGCATGCTGAGCTCCTCCGACCCGCACTGGTGGAAGAAGAACCTGAGCGCGCTGGGGATGACGGATGACGTGTCCGCTCTCGCCTTCAATGTCACCCTGATCATCGCGGGCGTCATCGTCACCACCATCGCCCACTATGCGACAGCGACCGTGCCCGTCCGCACGCCCGCAGAGGTCAGGGGCCGCAACCGGGTGCGGGTCGCGCTCATCCTGATCGGTCTCTGCCTCACCTGCGTCGGGATCTTCCCGGTGGACCGGTTCTTCGTGCTCCACAACACGGTGGCTACCGGAATGACCGTCATCTACGCGGTGATGGTCGTCGGCATCCGCTGGCTGATCCCGGCGATGCCGAGGGTGTTCATCCTGCTCGGCTACGCCTTCGTGGGTGTGATCGTCGTGCTCGCCGTCTTCTTCGCGATCGGCTACTACAACCTGACTGCGGTCGAGTTGGTCGCAGCGGTGCTGATCTTCAGCTGGATCATCGTCTTCCTTCGGAACACGAGCGCGATGCGTCCCCCCGCCACCGTCACAGACCAGACCGGCGCGACGGACCTGCCGGAGCTGGCCAGCGCCTAG
- a CDS encoding serine/threonine-protein kinase, whose translation MDDADQRIGQVLADRYELNEVIGRGGMGSVFRAWDTRLERFVAIKVFAPGTAGDDERRRAEVGLLARLNHPNLVTLHDAHLAPVMSTAPSFLVMELVEGPDLRSELERGPLTGETSAQVACEIAEALVAVHSLGIVHRDLKPANILLAPTGLPAPAYHGKLADFGIAHLLGEERITTAGVVIGTAGYLSPEQSTGEKPGAASDVYALGLVVLECLTGKKAYPGNAVEAVSARLACDPAIPDTLPVAWASLLSQMTARDPAMRPNSLEVAVTTREIAEELNGWGAAGAAAAVTDATVAMLPPTLVMPAIAEPGAHAQPGASAAPSASAASGASGVASASTVASATPPGTERRTHGRLAAIVAGAGAVLVALVLGASMLLNAPQSVAPPTNTPSPTSPAPASVTPTPSVAPTTAPANKSNKGPGKGKGKDKGNGNGNGNGNGNGDGGD comes from the coding sequence ATGGACGACGCTGATCAGCGCATCGGACAGGTGCTCGCCGACCGGTACGAACTCAACGAGGTCATCGGCCGCGGCGGCATGGGTTCGGTGTTCCGCGCCTGGGACACCCGCCTCGAGCGCTTCGTCGCGATCAAAGTCTTCGCACCCGGCACGGCCGGCGACGACGAGCGTCGCCGAGCCGAGGTGGGCCTGCTCGCTCGCCTGAACCATCCCAACCTGGTCACCCTTCACGACGCCCATCTCGCGCCGGTCATGTCGACAGCGCCGAGCTTCCTCGTCATGGAACTCGTCGAAGGCCCCGACCTTCGTTCCGAACTGGAACGCGGACCACTCACCGGCGAGACCTCGGCCCAGGTCGCCTGCGAGATCGCCGAAGCTCTCGTCGCCGTGCATTCGCTCGGCATCGTGCATCGTGACCTCAAGCCGGCGAACATCCTGCTCGCGCCGACCGGCCTACCGGCGCCCGCCTACCACGGGAAGCTGGCCGATTTCGGCATCGCCCATCTGCTCGGCGAAGAGCGGATCACGACCGCAGGTGTCGTCATCGGAACCGCCGGCTATCTGAGCCCGGAGCAGTCCACCGGCGAGAAACCCGGTGCGGCCTCGGATGTCTACGCGCTCGGACTCGTCGTGCTCGAATGCCTGACCGGCAAGAAGGCCTATCCGGGCAACGCTGTCGAGGCCGTCAGCGCACGTCTCGCGTGCGACCCGGCCATACCCGATACGCTCCCCGTCGCCTGGGCGTCGCTCCTCAGCCAGATGACCGCGCGCGACCCGGCGATGCGACCGAACTCGCTGGAGGTCGCCGTCACGACGCGAGAGATCGCGGAGGAACTGAACGGATGGGGTGCCGCGGGCGCCGCTGCGGCCGTCACTGATGCGACGGTGGCGATGCTGCCACCGACACTGGTGATGCCCGCAATCGCGGAGCCAGGGGCTCACGCCCAGCCGGGCGCATCCGCCGCGCCCAGCGCATCCGCCGCGTCCGGCGCATCCGGCGTGGCCAGCGCATCCACGGTCGCAAGCGCGACGCCGCCCGGCACCGAACGGCGCACACACGGCAGGCTGGCCGCGATCGTCGCCGGGGCCGGCGCCGTCCTTGTCGCGCTCGTCCTCGGTGCGAGCATGCTGCTCAACGCGCCGCAGTCCGTCGCACCTCCGACCAACACCCCGTCACCGACGTCGCCGGCGCCCGCCTCCGTGACGCCCACCCCTTCCGTGGCTCCGACGACCGCCCCCGCGAACAAGAGCAACAAGGGACCCGGCAAAGGCAAAGGCAAAGACAAAGGGAACGGGAACGGGAACGGGAACGGCAATGGCAACGGCGACGGCGGCGACTGA